A stretch of the Panicum virgatum strain AP13 chromosome 9N, P.virgatum_v5, whole genome shotgun sequence genome encodes the following:
- the LOC120693084 gene encoding protein STRICTOSIDINE SYNTHASE-LIKE 5-like: MAAGLGFLKAVALVLAPVVLAAALYSPTGFSPAPMPPEYSYGPVVSAPRHEARALARSERVGEGRLPGPEDLAYDAAGGWLYTGCADGWVRRVSVPGGDVEDWARTGGRPLGVVLTADGDLIVADADIGLLKVSPERKVELLTDTAEGLKFKLTDGVDVAADGTVYFTDASYKYNLANHMTDILEARPHGRLMSFDSATGRTAVLARGLYFANGVAVSPDQASLIYCETVVRRCSRYHITGDKKGTVEKFIDNLPGFPDNIRYDGEGRYWIALSAGRTLQWDLLTKYPFVRKLVYLIEKFVAVPHGLKNSGTVSVTPDGEPVSMYTDPRLALTTGWLKVGKHLYYGSLTETFLSRIDLTKSSAELHE, encoded by the exons ATGGCGGCGGGGCTCGGTTTCTTGAAGGCCGTGGCGCTGGTGCTGGCGCCGGTGGTGCTCGCTGCCGCGCTGTACAGCCCGACGGGCTTCTCGCCGGCGCCGATGCCGCCGGAGTACTCGTACGGGCCCGTCGTGTCCGCGCCGCGGCACGAGGCCCGCGCGCTGGCGCGGAGCGAGCGGGtgggcgaggggcggctccctgGGCCGGAGGACCTGGCGTACGACGCCGCCGGCGGGTGGCTTTACACCGGGTGCGCCGACGGGTGGGTCAGGAGGGTCAGCGTGCCCGGCGGGGACGTCGAGGACTGGGCACGCACCGGCGGCCGCCCGCTCGGCGTCGTGCTCACCGCGGACGGCGACCTGATCGTGGCCGACGCGGACATC GGATTGCTGAAGGTGAGCCCGGAGAGGAAGGTGGAGCTGCTGACCGACACGGCGGAGGGCCTCAAGTTCAAGCTGACCGACGGCGTGGACGTCGCCGCCGACGGCACCGTCTACTTCACGGACGCGTCGTACAAGTACAACCTCGCCAACCACATGACGGACATCCTCGAGGCGCGGCCCCACGGGCGGCTCATGAGCTTCGACTCGGCCACTGGGCGCACGGCCGTGCTCGCGCGCGGCCTCTACTTCGCCAACGGCGTCGCGGTCTCGCCGGACCAGGCCTCCCTTATCTACTGCGAGACGGTGGT GAGGCGGTGCTCGAGGTACCACATCACCGGCGACAAGAAAGGCACGGTGGAGAAATTCATCGACAACCTGCCGGGATTCCCTGACAACATCCGGTACGACGGAGAAGGCCGGTACTGGATTGCCTTGTCTGCG GGGAGAACTCTTCAGTGGGACTTGCTGACGAAGTATCCGTTCGTCCGGAAGCTGGTTTACCTCATCGAGAAGTTCGTGGCGGTTCCCCACGGGCTGAAGAACTCGGGGACGGTGAGCGTGACGCCGGACGGGGAGCCGGTGTCCATGTACACCGACCCGCGGCTGGCCCTCACCACCGGCTGGCTCAAGGTCGGCAAGCATCTGTACTACGGCTCACTGACGGAGACATTCCTCAGCAGGATCGACCTCACTAAATCATCAGCTGAACTCCACGAGTGA